Genomic window (Lewinellaceae bacterium):
CCGCCGCCAGCAAGTCGATGGGTTTCACTTCGTAGAGGGCGCCACGGGCTTTTCCCCGGCCCCGGGGGGTGCGCAGCGCGTCGTAGATGTATGCTTCAGGCATGGTTTCGGTTTGAAGGTTTCCGGAACAACGTTTTGGCGCCCCTTTCCGGGAAACAGAGCAAAAATAGGAGGTTGGGAAAGAAGAAAATAATTTGAGCGGCAATTTCTGTAGCCGAACAAGAATAATGAATCGGTTGGACAGAAAGCCCAAAAGCAATAACGCTTACCTGATCACTGCCCACCCCCCACTTCGAAGGCCTTGCAACAATATAACAGTGCAACAATAAGGCGCTAGGAAAGAGTAAAGTGTTCAATTATGGGGCAGTGATTTTTGTGCCAGGCAAGGCGCGAAGATCGAGGATAGCCTAAGCTACCTGAGTGATGAGCAACGCAGCATGGCGCAAAAAGGACAAGCCAGAATGGACAGTTTATTCTTTCCTAGCGCCTAAAACCATTCAGCAATATTACCTGCCTCCTCCGAACCCTGATCGGCCCCTATTGTGTTTAAGTAGAAATAATGTGCAATTCGAACGCCATAACCGTACCTTTGCCCCTGTACCTTAAAAACACAATAATGCCTAGGAGAAAAATGACGCCTTTTGCGCGTTTCTTTATCGTTATGCTCATCATCGTTCCGCTGGCTTATTTCGGCGCATCCTGGTATAACGGAGAAGATCCGCTGAATGTACGGCAATACCTCGGGCTGGACGAGCCGGCCAAAACCGAACAAGTATCCGTGACCCCAGATGATGATACCAGCCAAGCTGATCTGAAGCTTCAGGTCGAGGAGCTCGAAAAGAAGCTTCAACAGTGCCAGCAAGAACTAGACAAACTGAAATCACAGGTCAACAAGCCGGAGTAGATCATGGAACTCTTATTACTCGACGCCGGCTTCGGAGGCCTGGGCGAAATGGTCATCAAGGTGTTGCTCAACGCCCTGGCGCTGATGGCAGGAGCCCATCTGCTGAAAGGGGTAGAGATCGAAGACTTTACCCGGGCGGTGATCATCGCCGTTTTCTTGTCGGTGCTCAACGCCACTCTGGGTTCTTTTCTCGACTTTATCACCACGCCTCTGCGTTTCCTCACCCTGGGCCTGTTCGCCTTCGTGGTGGACGCCGCCATGCTGCTGCTGGCCGCTCATTTTATGAAGGGATTTAACATCAGGAATTTCGTTTCGGCCTTTTTCCTCGCCATCATCTTTTCGATTACCAATGCTGTTTTGTACGCGATATTTTTATAGTTTTAGTCGTGAGGCCATTTTGCCCCGCAGGGCATTTTGAAAATGGCCTCACGACTTTTCCTAAATCCAGAGCCTATGCGTACTTCCTTGTTCTTCCTCACCATTCTCTTATTGACCACCTCCTCCTGCCTGTTTTCCCGTAAAGCAGCCGGCAAAAAAGAGGCCGAAACTGCTATGAAAGCCGTCTACAGCACCTTCACCCGGGCTTACAAGCAGGCAGATGCAGCCATGGTGGCCAACTTGTATACCGAGGATGCCTATTACCTCGAGCCCAACACCCTGATCATTCAGGGCAGAGACACCATTCAAGCCAACTTCGAACGCTTCCTGGGGCGCTTCTCCCCCGGCGCCGGCCCTGATATCCGCTTCGAGATCATCGATCGGCAAATTTCCGGCAATCAGGCTTATGATATTGGCTATTACCTTTTCAACGGCCAACGCTCGGGGAAATTCATCGTGCTCTGGCAGCAGCAGCCGGACGGCCGGTGGCTGATTCGGGCGGATGGGTTTAGCGGGCTGGGGGGAGGGTGAGCGGTTTTTGTGCAAACGTGTAATGGCACTGTTTATGAAGGGTGCTTTTAAGAAGCAATCGATGCAATACCTGGAGCAGTTCAAGGCTTTCGCGGAAGGTGCCAGGGATTGAGATAACTCAACTTTTTTTATTCCCTCACGTAACTGTTCAGCATGAGATATGAAATACACCTGGCGCAAAATTTTGTAGGCTTTTTCTGTCGGAACCCCTTCTCATTCCCCTCGGGAGGGGAAGGGTGGCTTACAAAATTTTGCGCCAGGCTTCATACAATCATGATGCTGAATAGTCACTCCCTCACCACCGTTTTTACCCACACGCCATCCTCCCCCTGCAGGCGGATGACGTACATTCCTTTCGGATAGGCTTCCAGGTTCAACTTCCGTTGCGCGCTTTGTCCATCGTGGCGGAAACGCTGCTCTGCCAGCACCTGCCCGGTAAGGCTTAGCAATTGCAACCTGGCATCCTGGGCCCGGAAACCCTCCATCTCTACCGTTACCTCCCCCGGCGTGGGGTTAGGATAAGCGCTGAAACGGCGCGGGCGGGTGAGATTCTCATTGCCCACCGTCATCGGCATGATGAAGTCGAAGTCAATGCTGCTGCCGAATTCGCTCTCGAAGCTTTTCAAAGGCAGCTGTATGCTTGGATTATAGTATCGCTTGAAGCTGGCCTGGCCGGTGCCCCGGATATCTCCTATCGCGTCCCAGTACCAGTAGTAGAGGCCGTCGCCGGCGTCGTCTTCGATGTGCAGGGTATAGCAACCGGGCGGCAGGTCGACCTCGTCGATGTAGAGGGTGCTGGCCTGCATGTTGTCGCGGGAGAGCACCACTTCGCCGGCGGCATTGCGGAAGGCATAGCGGTTCTCGCCGGGCCGCAGGTTGGTGCGGAAGTGGAACTGAAGGCGTTCTACCTCAAAGAGGATCGGTTTCGTGAATTCAGAATAGGCGGTGTTGTTCGGGCTGTAGGCGTCGGCCTGGCCGTTCACCTCCAGGATGTTTGCCTGGAAGGCCCCTTCTTCTTCAACCGTATTCCAGAAGGCCATATCCGGAGTGGGCAATTCGACGATAGCGGTGTCCAGGAAAGCCAGGTTGCCCGTCCATTCGTAACTCAGCGCCGGGCCGCCCAGCAGGCGGTATTCCAGCAGCAGGCGGGTGACGGGAGTAGCGCCCGTGTTTTTCACCACTATCATGGGTTGGTTGCAAGCCGGATTGATCCGGGCAAACTCTACCCGCCCGCTGGGGCGCATGATGCTCTCGATGGCAGCGTCCAGCTCAAAGTTGGGCGGGCCGTAGGAGACGAGCTGGGTGGAAACCAGGTAGTTGGCGCTGCTGAGGAATGGGCCGTTCAGGCCGTAATCTACCTCTGCGCTGCCTCCGGGGCTAACCCTGTCGGTGATCTCGAATTCGTGCACCTCGGTAGGATCGCCCGGGCACCAGCCGGCGCGGTCAAACAGCCAGGTGCCGCCCTGGGGGTAGATCGGAATGTCGCCGCACTCCTTCCACACCTGGAACGGAAATTCCTGTTCGCCTCCGTCCAGGTTGAGGTAGTGTTCGCGAGGGGTGAACTCGCCGTTCTGCTCGTGGCCGGTAATGGAGGCGCGGATCTTGAAGCCTGCGGCATCAACCCGCAGGGGCAACTGCCGGGGCTCGAAGAAGCGTTCATCCTGAATCTGGTCGAACCAGGCCCGGCGGAAAGGCCAGATGTTCTGTATGCCCAGCACATCGCGTGGGGGCGTGCCCTTTATGAAGTGGAAGCTGATATCGAGCTCTTCCTGGTACTGGCCGCCCAGTTCCACCGACAGGAATTTCTCGCCGCGCAGGACGGGCGTGTAGTCGGTCACGTCAAACCAGAAAGTTTTGCCCTGGGGCCCCAGGCTCAGGCCGTTTCCGTAAGGGGTGACCAGGGAAAGCAGCTCAAACTTGGCGTCCTGTTTCTGATAATAGGCAAGCGTACCCGGGACGATGCTTCCTTCGGCAGTTACGGGGAAAGTTTCCAGGACGTTGCCTTGTTCGTCGAACAGAGGCTGTTCGATGGCGTGCCAGGCAAACTGGGTGTCGAGGGCCGCCAAAGCATTGTTGGCATCTACCTCGTACCGGATGACGGCATACGGGGAGTTTTGCGTGGAATCCACTACTATGCTTTCTGATTCTACAGGATTTCCGGCATAACTGCCGGCGATAAAAGTGAGGGCCGGCCGTTCAAAGCTGGAGTAAAAACCTTTAAACAGCGACGCCCCCCGGTGGCTCCTTCGGGGAGGAGCGCTGAAGATGGCGGCGTCGTGGCCATTGGCGGAGGCGTCAGCAGCAGCAGCGCCCGCAGCCTCGTCAAATTGGTAATAGGCGGCCAGTTCGCTCCATTCCGGATGCGCCGGGTTCAGGGGCCGGAACATCCAGTCGTGGATATCCTGCTCGCCGAGCGCCTTTTTCCAGATGCAAAACTCATCAATGGCGCCGTAATAGGCATTGCCGCCAAGCGCCGCGCCGCCGATAACGAAATTTTGAATATCGATGGGCTTGGTTTTTCCGGTGCCGCTGTGCCAGAGCTGGCCATTGAGGTAAATCTTCATCTCTCCCGAGGCGGCATTTTTAGTGAAGGCCCAGTGGTTCCATTTGCCGGCGAAATCTTCGGGGTTGGCGTCTTTTTCAATGCGGTCGTAGCCGCCGCCGTCGTTGCCGCAATCCCAGTACACCCGGCTGTTGCCCCAGGGCAGGTGCACGTTGATCTGCCGCTGGTTATTGGCATCGTTGCCTTCGAAAATAGAAGAATTGACGGGCAGGGTATTGGGATCGCCGTAGCACCAGAAGGAGACGGTGACCTCCTGGCTGATGTCTTCGAAAGCGGCAGCCGGAGGCTTCACCGCGCCATAGCCATTGAACTCCAGGTATCGGTCGGCGCCAGTGGTGGCCAGCTGGCTGGAAAAGGCGGCCTGGTTGTTGGCCAGCACTACCGGCAGGCTGCCGCTGGGATTGGTGTAACTGAGTTCCAGCAGCAGGTTGGCCGTTCCATCCCAGTCGAAGGGGCGGATGGGTAAAATATTGACGCCGGGGGTAAAGCTGGTGTTGCGAAAATACACCTCGGTGAAACCCTCCGGGCCGGGAGGCGAATCGGCAGAAAGCGCCGTCAGGCTGGTGGGCTTCAGGCGGATGCGCAGGAAGGCCGCCCCGCCGCCGGCTTCCTGAATGTGGAACCCGAGCTTGGCAAACGGGTTGCCCTGAGCAGCGATCAACTGCAGCTCTTCGGCTTTGTAAAGAAAAAGCATCCTGCCCGTAGGGTTGCCTAAGGTGATGGGGATGCCAAAATCGGAGGGCAAAACCGCTTGTTCGTCCTCAACAGAAACAACGCCATATTGCACATCGTACTGGTTGTATTGCTGATAGGTGTAAGTAGGCTGGCCGGTGTAGGGGAAAGTATCGCCGCTGTAACCCGGGATAACAAAATCAGGGTGCGTGGCCCGGGTGGAGTCCACCATGGAAGGGTCGGTGATGAAGGTATTGCAACTGTAGTCCCACTCGCGGCAGCCCACATTGCCGCTGCCCACGGCGTTGTCGTGGCAGCGCATGTTGTAGCGCATGAGGATCTTTTCGTATTGGGTGCCCGGCTCGTCCGGAAACTGATAGTAGCCGGAGCGGTTATCGGATTGCCAGGTGAGGGTTTGCACCACGATGGTGTCTTGTGCGGAAAGCCCGGAATTTAGGATGAGGATGAGGATGAGGATGAGGTTGAGGTTGAGGTTGAGGTTGAGGTTGAGGCTAAGGCTAGGGTTGAGGTTGAGGTTGAGGTTGAGGTTGAGGTTGGAAAAGAGTGCTGGTTGCTTTTTCGTTGCGGCCATTAGATGACTGTTTTTTTGCGAAAATAGTCAAAACCGGACAGGATTGGAGGAAAGGGGCCAGGATTTCCTGGATTATTGGGATTTTTGTGGGTGGATGCATTTTGGAGCTATGGTGTATCAGGGTATCAGTGTATTGGCGCAGGAGGCCTGGCGGGAGATATTCAGGAAATCATTAATTTAGCGGCTTGCAATAAAACTTGGAGTTCAACCATGAGGAAAAAGCCAGCGCTCTTGCTGTTGCTGACACTGCTATTTGCCCAATGCACCAGCGTAAAAAAGCTGTTGCGGCAAGGCGAAGTAATCAAAGCAGGCATCAGCCAGCCCATCGAATTTGAGTACCAAAACCGGCTGTTATTTGTCGACGTTAGGGTCAACGGGCTGCCCCGGCGGTTCATCATCGACAGCGGCGCGCCAACTGTAGTCAGCCAGGAGCTAAGGGAAGAGCTGCAACTCAAAAGGGTAAAATCAACCCAGGTTTCCGATTCTCAGAATAACCGTTCGAAGCTGGAATTCGTAAGGCTCGAAAGCCTGGCCTTTGGCGGAGTGGAGATCGCCCATTCGGCTGCCCTGGCAACGGACCTGAGCCTCTTCCATTGCCTGGGTATCGACGGATTGCTGGGGGCCAACGCAATGTCGCACTTCGACTGGGAGGTGGATTATCAGGAGGAAACGATTGGGCTGTACCGCAAAGGCGGTGCCGGACAACCTGAGGCATCCTACAAGATCGCCATTCCGTTTACAACCAACGCCCAGGGCACTCCGGACCTGGAGATCGGCATTCCCGGCCGGCTCTCCACCTCCGGCCTCACCCTCGACCTGGGCTCCACCCGGGGCATTTCGATCCGAAAAACCGACAAGCTGAACATCCGGCAGGACAGCGCCTCCACTTTTTCCTACGGCCGCACCTCCAAGGGCATCTTCGGAGCCAATACCGACACCACCTGGTATTTTCAGGTGGACAGCCTGCTCATCGGCGATGCCCTTTTTGGGCCAACCGTGATTACCTCCTTCAATACCAGCAACAAGATCGGCAACCGCTTCTGGGAAAATTACAAGTTGCTCATTAGCTGGAGCAGCCAACGTTTGTATCTCAGCCCCCGGAATGCAACCTCCCCCCAACTGCCGCCGGAACTGCTCAAGATCGGCTACGAGGACGGGGCCGTGCGCATTCTAACCGTCTATCAAAAGCTCGCGCAGGCCAATGACAGGATCGAGCCGGGAGATGAGGTCACAGCAATAAATGGAGCCTCAACGGAGGGAATATCCCTCGAAGAGTACTGTGCGCTCCGGGAAGGAGTTTGGGAGGAGTTGCAACTGAAGGCCAGGGGAAAAGAAAGCGGGGAAATTATGGAAATAACCCTCAACCGGGATGAGTTGGAGTGGTGAGGCGCTTTGTTTTTCACCCGCCTGACGGATGAACCTGCGCCTGCATCCAGGCAACGTATTCAGGCAATTTTTCTCCTAAAAAATTAGGAAGATTAAGCAAATAAAAGTTCTTGCCGCCTGGGGTAGTGGCTTGTTGCAAAAGGATAGGCCCAGCGTACAATCTCAGAGCAAAGGAGTGATTGGCCACCTCCATAAACTGCGGGGTATGTTCAAATCTGGACAGCCCCTAACAACAATTGAGCAATTTCACCCTGAGCTTGTCGAAGGGCAGCAATCACCCTTGCGTAAAGCCCAGCGCAATGTTCACACGTTCAGAATGGATTTATACACTTTTTGTAAAGAGATCGAGGTATCCAGAATAGGAATCTGATCTTCTAAAGAATTAAGGTCGAGGTTGCGCCATTCCTTGGGACTGATACGGATGTAGGTAGAAGCCCATACGTGTTCCTGTTCTATAAAGATCACCTGTTGCAGGGAGGGAAGCTGTTTGTAATCGCTCAGTTTGTCGGAGAGGTCGAACTCGCGGGTGCTGTCGGACAGCACTTCCACCAACAGCCAGGGGTTCGTAACACCCGTGACCGCCCGGCGGTTGAATTTGTAGGTTTTTTGTTCCACCGGGCCTTCTACAACGGTCACATCGGCATTGCAGCCCTTGCGGTCTTCGGCAATAAATAAGCGGACATTACTGCCAAGAACCTGAAATCCGGAACCCGTTTTATTTAAAGTTTCCGATAAAAGAGTGATCATCCGGGCAACGATCAGTTCATGAATTACACTTGCTTCCCCCATAATGGCGTTGGTTTGTTCGTCGATTTCCAGAAAAGAGATCACGTGCCCATCCCGGTAGTGGATGCGGTAGTTGCAATCTTCGGAGAGCGCAAGGTACTCCTCGAAGGTAGCCGGCGCGCGCAGCTCCCGGACACCGAGCTCCATGCGCGCCTCCATCGTTTTAGGCCAGTGCCGCCGCTTGCGGAACGGCTCGGAAGTACGAACGGCGGCTAATTTGGCGGGTTGTTGCTCGCTGGCGGTTGGCATATTGATCTTTTTTAGTGTTTTGTAAAGATAGGGAAAAAATGGATGCTATGCCGTCCCGTCAAAGCTCCTGCACCGCCACTTCCAAAGTATCGGTGTCCAACACCACGCAAGTCGCGGGGATGTCCTTCAGCGCCGCTCCGTTGTAGCCCATTATAGCGCCCGGGTTCAGCAGCAGCGCCTCCCCATTGCCCGCCGATCCCACCCATTCGCCAGGGTTGAGCTGGTGGTCGTGGCCGTAACAGACAACATCGTACTGGCCACTTTCCGCCAGGAGGCGGCCCTTATCCGGGTAGTGGTTCATGGCCAGCGTCCTGCCGCCGAACTCGCCGCGGAAGTACTCGCCGTGGAGATGGATATTCGGGAAGTTGGCCGCCACGCGAATGAAGCTGGCCACATCGCCGTCGTTGTTGCCCAGCACGATGTGGATGGGTTTGGGGTAGCCCTGGCCCAGCAGTTTGATGATGAAGGGGGCGCAGAGGTCGCCGCAGCAGAGCAGGGCGTCGGTTTCTTTTACTGCAGGTGCGTCCAGGGCTTTTTGCAGGTTCCAGACGTTGTCGTGGATGTCGGAGAGGATGGTGAGTTTCATGGATGAGCGTTTTAGCAAACTGGCTTTGTAGGTATAAAGCAAACACCTCAATCACAAAATTGCTATTTGAGATAGCAGTTTTATGAAATTTTTGCTATTTCAGATAGCAAAACGAGGTTTTCTGTTAAGACCTCAGGCCGTGGCTTCACTTTCCGCCTTCCGGAAAAGTCTTTGTAATGCCAGTAATATACAAACGCCCTTCGTTGTTTACAAAAAAGGTTGACATTTTGACTTATAATCTGCATTTTTGTAAACAAATAGTATGTACACTTCATGTGAATTCTAAGGACTGCCATGAAAAACTTCCCAGCCCGCCTCAAATCTGCTCGCCTGATGAACGGCTATTCCATGCAGGATTTGTCCGATCGACTGAATAATCAACTTTCCAAACAATCGGTCAGCCGCTATGAAAGCGGCATGATGGAGCCCAGTAAGAAAAGCCTGAAAATTTTATGCAAGGCGCTCGGTATAAAACCAGAATATTTTGAACGGGAAATTCAGGTGTCGATGGAAAATGTGTCCTTCCGGAAAATCACCAAACTCTCCACTAAAAACGAAAAACAGATCAAGCTTCAGGCTGCCGATTTCCTGGAGCGATACCTGGAATTAGAAGATATTGTCAGCGAAGCCCACCAATGGCAGGATCTTTCTTTTCCGGTTACTTCCCTGGAGGAAGTGGAAGAGGCGGCAGTCCAGCTCCGTAAAGAATGGAATCTTGGAGAAGACCCCCTTTACAACATAGTGGAGTTGCTGGAAGACCATGGCTTGAAAGTCCTGGAAGTGGATGCCGACGTTTCTTTTTCTGGCCTCTCCGGCCGTTTGGAAAGAGACCATACACCTTTTATTGTATTAAACGTCAATCCCCAGATTCCTATCGACCGGAAGCGGTTTACTGCCTTGCACGAGCTAGGGCATTTGGTTTTGAAAACCCCAAATATGCTGGAAAAGGAAGTGGAGCGATGCTGTAACCGTTTCGCCGCTGCCCTGTTGATCTCCCGAGGCAGGATGCTCGCGGAATTAGGCCCTAACAGGCACACCATACATATGAAAGAGCTGCAGTTGCTGAAGCAACAATACGGTATGTCCATGCAGGGCATTCTGTACCGTGCCAAAGACCTTGGCATCATCAGCGCGTACCAGTTCCGGCAGCAGATGAAGACTTTCAGCCAGCTTGGCATGAGGAAACGAGAACCGGACTTATACCAGGGGCAAGAAGCGGCCCTGCGCTTCCTACAATTGCTGTGCCGGGCAATCGCCGAGGAGATGATCACGGTGTCGAAGGGGGCGGAGCTATACAATATGCGGGTGGCGGAGTTTATGGATGAGATTACGAAATTCCAGAGGTAGATGGGGGTCGTTGCGGTAACGGATGCCAATATTTTCATCGACCTGTTCAAGATGAATCTGTTAGGCCTGCTTTTTCGGATGGGCTTGGAGGTTCATACTACTCGGGAAATTCTGGAGGAGCTTTACGAAGAGCAGCAGGCAATGCTACTCAAGACATAGGCTGTGTAATCTGAGCCCTTTAGCCCTCCCCGCTTTTGAGCTCCTTTTCCATTCTTTTACGCAGGCCAAACCTGTTGTGGCAGACGTTGTCTTTTTGCCACTCTTGGAGCTGCGGCCCGGTGGCCGCCCGCATAGCCTGCTGAATGAATTGCGGGCTGACAGGCTGGTTGTACAGGGCGATGGACAACACATCGGCACTGATCGCCTTCATGCCCCCTTTGTTCTTGTAGCGCCCGAAGATGCTCTCGATGATGTCAGAGCAGCAGAGCAGAGGCCCGTCCTGGTAAACCGGCCGGTAGCATATAGGCGGCAAAAGTAGGCGCCCATCGCAGCAATAAAAGCGGTAGCCTGGCGGGTCATGACGTGTTGCGTAATGCGGTAATCGTTGACTTCCGCGCGCCACTCCGCGTAGCTGTCCGGGCTTAGCCCGCGGCTTTTGAGCACACTGGCCGTAATGGCGAGCAGGCTGTAAAACTGGTTTAGGCGAAGCCGGAGCCAAACGCCCCGGCAAAATGAAAGCCTGGCGCGCATGGAGGCTGGGAGCATCGGCCAGTAGCCGTCGATACGGCCCATCCATTCCACCAAAGTAAAGATACGCAGGAAACGGCCTTTATCGCGTAGGCTGGGCGGCAAAGCGAAAGACCAATCTGTCAGCGCCAGTTGTTGGCGCAGCGTGCCCACCTGGGCGCACAGGCGGCTCAGTGCCTTATCGTCCTTGAACAGCGCTTTGGCCAGGTTCATCATCACGTGGCTGCAGTCGCTGACCCAGGGCAAGCCCAAAGCCCTCAATGCTGCCAATAAATTAGTTCCCTGGTCGCAGATAACATAGCTCAGAGTAGCCGCAGGGCGAAGGCACATATTGCGCCGGATAAAATCCGCTACCGCCGCGCCCGTCCAGGACGATTGGACTTCCATGCCCAATACGCTGACATCTTCTATGCACAAGGGGCGCCCGCAAGAGGCAGCATCGGCTTTGACGCCCAGCAGCAACAGCAACTGCTCCTTCCCGATTTGGATGCTGGCGTCCAGTATCCCCACGTATTCGCCCTTAAGGCCGTGCGTCAGCTTCAGCGCATGCAGCCCACAGCGCTGTACCCAGTTGCTGGTACCGTCTTCCAGCTCGTACCGAATAGGGTACCAGCCCATCATCTCGGCGTAAAAGCCAGCCGTGGCCGCAGCACAGCGCAATGGCCCGCCGTGCAATACGATGTAAACAGCCAAGGCCATCATCTGCGCAGGGTACACGCAGTTAAACACAGGCTGAGGTTTTGTAATGGCTTGCAGCTCCCGGACCTGGGCCTGCAACTTCACGATCATCGCATCACGGTGGCGGATCTGGCCCTTGAGCCGGCGGCGTTGCCGAATGTTTTTTTGGAGGCGGCGGTGTAGCCGAAAAATCGTAGCTTTGAGTTGTGCCCGCATGGATGTCGTTTTTTGTTTCGCACCCTAAAGCTACGGATATGCGGGCACTTCTAACTACACAAAAAACGCCGGGCTGGAAACGGGGCAGATTACACACCCTAACTCAAGACAGGACAATTGGCGATCCTTGACCTTTCCGAAGAGCAATGGAAAGAGATTAACAAGATGTCATTCAGCCGCCGGTTTTCAGAAGCGGACCGCAGTGTTTTGGGAGTGGCTTATATTTTGAAAGCAGCTATTCTTACGAATGAAAAACTGATGCGGCGGAAAGCTACACAATGGAAATTGGAAGTACACGGCATTTTGTGGTTGCTGGATTGTTTTGTGGAGAAGGATTTGCTTTCTCCGCAAACGGCGACGAAAAAATTGGAACATCTGATGGAAACTATACTAAGCGCGGTCACTAGCAGCCTGTCGGAGAACTCCCTGACGCCCCTGTATGCAAGCCTCAGGCAGCTCAGCGCCGCGGCCCAGCGGCCAAAGATGGCCCGGCGCGACGGGCCAGTTGGTTTCAATTTGGCCTGTTATCGAAGCCCAGCAGGCTTATCAGCCTTCTGTGACATACCTTTTTGGCTATAAACCCGCCTTTCGGGCCTATTTTTATGCGTTTATCAATACAAAAAGCCTTTTGAGGTTGAAAGCGCTACAAACAAGGAGCCATTCGCCATTAATAGCTACTTCGCCCCTGAAAGAAAACCGGCGGAAGCCCATGATTTCCTTGATAATCCCGAATACGGGCTCTACCGTCATTTTGCGCAAGCGGTAAATGGCACGCCCTATTTCTGTTTTAAGCTTATGGCTCATTTGCATTGAAGGGGTAGCATGCTCGCCGGGCGGCTCCAGATCTTGTTTGGTAAATTGTTGATCCAGCCATTGGTTATGAGCTTGCTTGCCTACCGCTATATAGGCATCAACTTCTCGCTGCTGGCAGCCTTGTACATTGCCTTGGCTAAAATAGCCGTTATCGGCTGCTAACCTGTCCACATTCCCTAATATCGCCGGGATAACATCCAAGACGGGAAGCAATTCTTGGGTATCTACACAATGAGCATTGGTAAAAGCGCCAACAATAAGCATTTGTCCGCTTACAGCCGCTTGAGCATTATAACATTGATCGAAACCATCGCTGGTTTTCATGATCCTGGATTCAGGGTCAGTAAAGTTGTATTGATCCTTAGCCGTATACCCTCTTCCGGCGCCGTAGGTAGGTTTTTTTTCCCTTTGGTTTTCTTCCCGCTTTTCTTTTTTTTCCTCGCGGGTATTCATCTTGGCTTCGTATTCAGTATGTTCCCGCTCAAAACGCTCCTTAGCCCGCTGTTCAATTACCTTCTTGGTGCCTGGATCTTTTCTATGCGATCCTCCCGCCGCTGTATCTCTACCGGTATGTCCAATTCCTACCTCCTGCATATCCACCTGTTTGGTACTCTCCATCAAGCGCTCTACTTCTTCTTTAAATTGTTGCTCCAGGCGCCCATGTGTTCATAACTCATCGCGCTATGCTTGGAAGCATTGGTATGGATCTTCGTCCCGTCTATGTTTACCTGCCCTACCTTCACAAAGCCCAGCGACTGGGCGATCAACAGGATCTGCACAAAGCAGCCGCCTATTTGTTCCAGGAAACGCTTGCGAAAATCCGCCAGTGTGTCGTGATCCGGGTGCAGGTTGCCCGAAATGAACCGAAACGCCACCGAGTCGTAGGTGGCTTCTTCTTCTTTTCCGCGAGCTGTACACCCCGGTGGCATAACCATAGAACAGCAAGCCTAATAGCATCCGGGGTCATAGGGCGGCGGGCCAGACGGCTTGTACTCCTTGTAGATAGCCGATAAGTCCAGCTGCTCCGTTATCTCAACCACAAACCGCGCCAAATGCTTTTGCGGAAGCCATTCGTCTATCGAGGCGGGCATCAAATGCTCCTTGTTCCGGTCAGGGGTAATAAACTTACGCATAGCATGATCTATTTGAGGGCCCAATTTATGCCCTTTATTCCTTCATCGCTCTTGGAATCCCTATTTTTCGGCCAGCGTTGCCCTAGCAGCCTGTTCTCCGACAGGCTGCTAGAGGTGAAAAGTTGGAGAGTACCTATCTTTGTGGGTAACCAAACCTGTAAAATATGTACTCTCCGATAATCAGCGAAGCTGACTATGAACACGCAAGATACTACAAAAAGTACGGTAGTTCACCATTAATCCGCCAACGCATGCATGTACTATATCTTCGGGCCAAGGGGCTTCGTCCCGGGCCCTGCGCCGAGGTAGCTGATGTACACCCCAATTCGAGCCATTCGCTGGACGAAGGCCTATATATGGAACGGGGCGCGGTGGGCTGCTGGCAGTAGAGCGCTACCGCCCTTCCAGCGACTTGGTGAAC
Coding sequences:
- a CDS encoding phage holin family protein, with the translated sequence MELLLLDAGFGGLGEMVIKVLLNALALMAGAHLLKGVEIEDFTRAVIIAVFLSVLNATLGSFLDFITTPLRFLTLGLFAFVVDAAMLLLAAHFMKGFNIRNFVSAFFLAIIFSITNAVLYAIFL
- a CDS encoding DUF4440 domain-containing protein — encoded protein: MRTSLFFLTILLLTTSSCLFSRKAAGKKEAETAMKAVYSTFTRAYKQADAAMVANLYTEDAYYLEPNTLIIQGRDTIQANFERFLGRFSPGAGPDIRFEIIDRQISGNQAYDIGYYLFNGQRSGKFIVLWQQQPDGRWLIRADGFSGLGGG
- a CDS encoding T9SS type A sorting domain-containing protein — encoded protein: MAATKKQPALFSNLNLNLNLNLNPSLSLNLNLNLNLNLILILILILNSGLSAQDTIVVQTLTWQSDNRSGYYQFPDEPGTQYEKILMRYNMRCHDNAVGSGNVGCREWDYSCNTFITDPSMVDSTRATHPDFVIPGYSGDTFPYTGQPTYTYQQYNQYDVQYGVVSVEDEQAVLPSDFGIPITLGNPTGRMLFLYKAEELQLIAAQGNPFAKLGFHIQEAGGGAAFLRIRLKPTSLTALSADSPPGPEGFTEVYFRNTSFTPGVNILPIRPFDWDGTANLLLELSYTNPSGSLPVVLANNQAAFSSQLATTGADRYLEFNGYGAVKPPAAAFEDISQEVTVSFWCYGDPNTLPVNSSIFEGNDANNQRQINVHLPWGNSRVYWDCGNDGGGYDRIEKDANPEDFAGKWNHWAFTKNAASGEMKIYLNGQLWHSGTGKTKPIDIQNFVIGGAALGGNAYYGAIDEFCIWKKALGEQDIHDWMFRPLNPAHPEWSELAAYYQFDEAAGAAAADASANGHDAAIFSAPPRRSHRGASLFKGFYSSFERPALTFIAGSYAGNPVESESIVVDSTQNSPYAVIRYEVDANNALAALDTQFAWHAIEQPLFDEQGNVLETFPVTAEGSIVPGTLAYYQKQDAKFELLSLVTPYGNGLSLGPQGKTFWFDVTDYTPVLRGEKFLSVELGGQYQEELDISFHFIKGTPPRDVLGIQNIWPFRRAWFDQIQDERFFEPRQLPLRVDAAGFKIRASITGHEQNGEFTPREHYLNLDGGEQEFPFQVWKECGDIPIYPQGGTWLFDRAGWCPGDPTEVHEFEITDRVSPGGSAEVDYGLNGPFLSSANYLVSTQLVSYGPPNFELDAAIESIMRPSGRVEFARINPACNQPMIVVKNTGATPVTRLLLEYRLLGGPALSYEWTGNLAFLDTAIVELPTPDMAFWNTVEEEGAFQANILEVNGQADAYSPNNTAYSEFTKPILFEVERLQFHFRTNLRPGENRYAFRNAAGEVVLSRDNMQASTLYIDEVDLPPGCYTLHIEDDAGDGLYYWYWDAIGDIRGTGQASFKRYYNPSIQLPLKSFESEFGSSIDFDFIMPMTVGNENLTRPRRFSAYPNPTPGEVTVEMEGFRAQDARLQLLSLTGQVLAEQRFRHDGQSAQRKLNLEAYPKGMYVIRLQGEDGVWVKTVVRE
- a CDS encoding aspartyl protease family protein, with amino-acid sequence MRKKPALLLLLTLLFAQCTSVKKLLRQGEVIKAGISQPIEFEYQNRLLFVDVRVNGLPRRFIIDSGAPTVVSQELREELQLKRVKSTQVSDSQNNRSKLEFVRLESLAFGGVEIAHSAALATDLSLFHCLGIDGLLGANAMSHFDWEVDYQEETIGLYRKGGAGQPEASYKIAIPFTTNAQGTPDLEIGIPGRLSTSGLTLDLGSTRGISIRKTDKLNIRQDSASTFSYGRTSKGIFGANTDTTWYFQVDSLLIGDALFGPTVITSFNTSNKIGNRFWENYKLLISWSSQRLYLSPRNATSPQLPPELLKIGYEDGAVRILTVYQKLAQANDRIEPGDEVTAINGASTEGISLEEYCALREGVWEELQLKARGKESGEIMEITLNRDELEW